Proteins from a single region of Sphingomonas morindae:
- a CDS encoding O-antigen ligase family protein, with amino-acid sequence MTKMMSQGALPWSSTRVRAAVALLPLLTFAELLALGANGPVLAVLAAMAEIAAALLVLLLLWPGATFWRAAAPGLIALGLVVLWGLVPVLAPDVTPTPDLALPGFVRLAGGAAMLMAAGIVGHRRGLARRAVDWLVLLGILQMLIGLMARQIDPSSVFGYDKSITGLRFSGTMINANASGCVAAVTTVLAFGRVQALLRDGPARSLKAALARIGCVLGVLLGLGVITISGSRAGLTLALVALAVMVLRDTVVRRALGRGRGLAFLFGTAALAILLGSLLGATAIHRFVTLGDDSFDRIAIWRHYAALARAAPTFGYGLIGFEEMNRATLHSAAEAFSFWYINSAHNSLIEMVLEGGWPYAVLLSGTVLLMFVVALRGLKRQDDPVVRAAFVGLAIIGAASTVDITLDVPAIVTLGAVLLGLLWGRGLRASARRDQEPGWRGRD; translated from the coding sequence ATGACGAAGATGATGAGTCAGGGCGCGCTTCCCTGGTCTTCCACCCGGGTCCGCGCGGCGGTGGCGCTGCTTCCGCTCCTGACCTTTGCCGAGCTGCTGGCGCTGGGCGCCAATGGGCCGGTGCTCGCCGTGCTCGCCGCCATGGCCGAGATCGCGGCCGCGCTGCTCGTGCTGCTGCTGCTCTGGCCGGGCGCGACCTTTTGGCGCGCCGCCGCGCCGGGTCTGATCGCGCTCGGCCTGGTGGTGCTCTGGGGGCTGGTGCCGGTGCTGGCGCCGGACGTGACGCCGACGCCCGATCTCGCTTTGCCGGGCTTCGTCCGGCTGGCGGGCGGCGCCGCCATGCTGATGGCCGCCGGCATTGTCGGCCATCGCCGGGGCCTCGCGCGGCGCGCGGTGGATTGGCTGGTGCTGCTCGGCATCCTCCAAATGCTGATCGGCCTGATGGCGCGGCAGATCGATCCGAGCAGCGTGTTCGGCTACGACAAGTCGATCACGGGGCTGCGCTTCAGCGGCACCATGATCAACGCCAACGCCAGCGGTTGCGTGGCGGCGGTGACGACGGTGCTGGCGTTCGGCCGCGTTCAGGCGCTGCTCCGCGACGGCCCGGCGCGCAGCCTCAAGGCCGCGCTGGCGCGGATCGGCTGCGTGCTGGGCGTGCTGCTCGGGCTGGGCGTCATCACCATCTCGGGCTCGCGCGCCGGCCTCACGCTCGCTCTGGTCGCGCTGGCGGTGATGGTGCTGCGGGATACGGTGGTGCGGCGCGCGCTCGGGCGCGGGCGCGGTCTCGCCTTTCTGTTCGGCACCGCCGCGCTGGCGATCCTTTTGGGCAGCCTGCTCGGCGCGACGGCGATCCATCGCTTCGTGACGCTCGGCGACGACAGTTTCGACCGCATCGCCATCTGGCGCCACTATGCGGCTCTGGCACGCGCCGCGCCAACCTTCGGCTATGGCCTGATCGGCTTCGAGGAGATGAACCGCGCCACGCTCCACTCCGCCGCCGAGGCCTTCTCCTTCTGGTATATCAACTCCGCCCATAACTCGCTGATCGAAATGGTGCTGGAGGGTGGCTGGCCCTATGCGGTGCTGCTCAGCGGCACGGTGCTGCTGATGTTCGTGGTGGCGCTGCGCGGGCTCAAGCGGCAGGACGATCCGGTGGTGCGCGCGGCCTTTGTCGGGCTCGCCATCATCGGCGCCGCCTCCACCGTGGACATCACGCTGGACGTGCCGGCGATCGTCACGCTCGGCGCGGTGCTGCTCGGCCTGCTCTGGGGACGCGGGCTGCGGGCGAGCGCGCGGCGGGATCAGGAGCCGGGCTGGCGCGGCCGGGACTGA